One window of Candidatus Polarisedimenticolia bacterium genomic DNA carries:
- a CDS encoding nucleoside recognition domain-containing protein: protein MPASLRTLFLNGLNRGLRTSWVLIRVILPTYIAVDLLKSTPIIPAIGRAFGPMMQPLGLPGEAAMALVLGLLVNLYAAIGVLAPLGLTTGQVTVCALMLGLAHSLVLESAVLRTLGTRYLTLTVYRLAIALLAGFAAAAVLP from the coding sequence ATGCCGGCGAGCCTCCGAACCCTTTTCCTCAATGGACTCAACCGTGGGCTGAGGACTTCCTGGGTCCTGATCCGGGTCATTCTTCCCACTTACATCGCCGTCGATCTGCTCAAATCGACGCCCATCATCCCCGCCATCGGAAGGGCCTTCGGTCCGATGATGCAGCCCCTCGGGCTGCCCGGCGAAGCGGCGATGGCGCTGGTCCTGGGCCTCCTCGTGAACCTCTACGCCGCCATCGGCGTGCTCGCCCCTTTGGGGCTCACCACCGGGCAGGTTACGGTCTGCGCCCTGATGCTGGGGCTGGCCCACAGCCTGGTCCTCGAGTCGGCCGTCCTGCGCACGCTCGGAACGCGCTACCTGACGCTGACCGTCTACCGGCTGGCGATCGCCCTGCTGGCGGGATTCGCCGCCGCCGCCGTCTTGCCGTGA
- a CDS encoding aconitate hydratase, whose protein sequence is MNVIDSTPEFVSGVYQRMTERLAAVRARLKRPLTFVEKIIFSHLNDPAGQDLRPGESYLMLRPDRVAMQDATAQMALLQFMVAGRPSVAVPTTVHCDHLIRAREGAAADLHVAFHENQEVYEFLKAASSKYGIGFWKPGAGIIHQVILENYAFPGGLLIGTDSHTPNAGGLGMLSCGVGGADAVDVMAGFPWEVLYPKLIGVRLTGSPSGWTAPKDVILHLCGLLTTEGGTNRVLEYFGPGTRSISCTGKATITNMGAELGATGSVFPFDDRMEAYLRGTWRGAQADLAKQRADMLRADPEVEERPERFFDRVVEIDLAKLEPYLVGPHRPDLARKVSEVKAAVKKEGYPERLSVALVGSCTNSSYEDIERAADVAKQAIAHHAKVPIPLLVTPGSEQIRATIERDGQMAILRSVGAKVLANACGPCIGQWHRDDIVLRPEGQRKNAIITSFNRNFPKRNDGIAETMAFMGSPEIVMAYGLSGRLDFNPLTDEIQGPDGKPWKLSPPKPAPDLPAKGFVRDESGYVPPADGAAAAAVAIDPGSDRLQALSPFPAWDGKDLLDLPVILKAKGPCTTDHISPAGPWLRYRGHLDKISDNLFAGAINAFTPEPGTGIDPISGAPAKLAAIARHLKSLGRKWVAAGDVNYGEGSSREHAAMSPRHLGCAAILARSFARIHESNLKKQGVLPLTFADPAFYDRIRPGDEVSFLGLSGLAPGAPLEAKLRHQDGAVESFRLNHTLNPEQIEWFKAGSALNLLRLREAARS, encoded by the coding sequence ATGAACGTCATCGATTCCACGCCCGAATTCGTCTCCGGCGTCTACCAGCGCATGACCGAGCGGCTCGCCGCCGTTCGCGCGCGCCTGAAGCGCCCGCTGACCTTCGTCGAGAAGATAATCTTCTCCCACCTGAACGACCCGGCGGGACAGGACCTCCGCCCCGGCGAGAGCTATCTCATGCTTCGCCCCGATCGCGTCGCCATGCAGGACGCGACGGCGCAGATGGCTCTGCTCCAGTTCATGGTGGCCGGGCGGCCGAGCGTGGCCGTCCCCACGACCGTCCATTGCGACCACCTGATCCGGGCGCGGGAAGGGGCCGCGGCCGATCTCCACGTCGCCTTCCACGAGAACCAGGAGGTCTACGAGTTCCTGAAGGCGGCGTCGAGCAAGTACGGGATCGGATTCTGGAAGCCGGGGGCCGGGATCATCCATCAGGTCATCCTGGAGAATTACGCCTTCCCGGGCGGGCTGCTGATCGGCACCGATTCGCACACGCCGAACGCCGGCGGCCTGGGGATGCTCTCGTGCGGGGTGGGCGGCGCCGATGCGGTCGACGTGATGGCGGGATTCCCCTGGGAGGTGCTCTATCCCAAGCTGATCGGCGTCCGCCTCACGGGATCCCCGAGCGGCTGGACCGCGCCGAAGGACGTGATTCTCCACCTCTGCGGGCTGCTGACGACCGAAGGCGGGACGAACCGCGTCCTCGAGTACTTCGGCCCCGGCACGCGCTCGATCAGCTGCACCGGGAAAGCCACCATCACGAACATGGGCGCGGAGCTGGGCGCAACCGGCTCCGTCTTCCCCTTCGACGACCGGATGGAGGCCTATCTGAGGGGGACCTGGCGCGGCGCCCAAGCCGATCTGGCGAAACAGCGCGCCGACATGCTCCGGGCCGATCCCGAGGTGGAGGAGCGCCCCGAGCGCTTCTTCGACCGCGTCGTCGAGATCGATCTTGCGAAACTGGAGCCCTACCTGGTGGGGCCGCATCGTCCGGACCTGGCGCGCAAGGTCTCCGAGGTCAAGGCGGCGGTGAAAAAGGAGGGCTACCCGGAGCGCCTTTCCGTGGCGCTTGTCGGGTCCTGCACTAATTCCTCCTACGAGGACATCGAGCGCGCCGCCGACGTGGCGAAGCAGGCGATCGCGCATCACGCCAAGGTCCCCATCCCGCTGCTGGTCACGCCCGGCTCGGAGCAAATCCGGGCGACCATCGAGCGCGACGGGCAGATGGCGATCCTGCGCAGCGTCGGGGCGAAGGTCCTCGCCAACGCCTGCGGGCCGTGCATCGGCCAATGGCACCGCGACGACATCGTCCTCAGGCCGGAGGGACAGCGGAAGAACGCCATCATCACCTCCTTCAACCGGAACTTCCCGAAGCGCAACGACGGCATCGCCGAGACGATGGCCTTCATGGGGAGCCCGGAAATCGTCATGGCTTACGGCTTGTCGGGCCGCCTGGATTTCAATCCCCTGACCGACGAGATCCAGGGACCCGACGGGAAGCCCTGGAAGCTCTCTCCCCCGAAGCCGGCCCCCGACCTCCCGGCGAAGGGATTCGTGCGGGACGAGAGCGGCTACGTGCCTCCCGCCGACGGCGCGGCCGCCGCGGCGGTGGCGATCGATCCCGGAAGCGACCGGCTCCAGGCGCTTTCCCCGTTCCCGGCCTGGGACGGCAAGGATCTCCTCGACCTGCCGGTGATCCTCAAGGCGAAAGGCCCTTGCACGACCGACCACATCTCCCCGGCCGGTCCGTGGCTGCGCTATCGAGGACACCTCGACAAGATCAGCGACAATCTCTTCGCCGGAGCGATCAACGCTTTCACCCCGGAGCCGGGAACGGGAATCGATCCGATCAGCGGAGCGCCGGCGAAGCTCGCGGCGATCGCCCGCCATCTCAAGAGCCTGGGCCGCAAGTGGGTCGCCGCCGGCGACGTCAATTACGGCGAGGGAAGCAGCCGGGAGCACGCCGCGATGTCGCCCCGGCACCTCGGGTGCGCGGCGATCCTCGCCCGCTCCTTCGCCCGCATCCACGAATCGAACCTCAAGAAGCAGGGGGTGCTTCCCCTGACTTTCGCCGATCCCGCCTTCTACGACCGGATTCGTCCGGGCGACGAAGTGAGCTTTCTCGGACTGTCGGGGCTGGCGCCGGGAGCGCCGCTGGAGGCGAAGCTGCGGCACCAGGACGGCGCCGTAGAGAGCTTCCGGCTGAACCACACCCTGAACCCCGAGCAGATCGAATGGTTCAAGGCGGGCTCGGCCCTGAATCTTCTCCGGCTGAGAGAAGCGGCGAGGTCCTAA
- a CDS encoding metallophosphoesterase family protein gives MKLIILGDIHANLPALEKCLAEARKEGYDRIFHSGDLVGYGPFPDEVIQLLRSAGLGGVRGNWDENVSCGGEDPGAIHGDPRLMEAARISYPWTASHVNAISRNILGNLPFEQRFQEGGMSFALYHANPLDNTMYLYEDSDELTFREYSKASEADVILFGHTHKHFHRQVRTHHFICVGSVGMPLDSDPRTGYTVIYTGNIGKGIDVNFRRFDYDAERVTRRFREQAIPNPYDALLSRTA, from the coding sequence ATGAAGCTGATCATCCTCGGAGACATCCACGCCAACCTTCCGGCCCTGGAGAAATGCCTCGCCGAAGCGCGGAAGGAGGGATACGACCGGATCTTCCATTCCGGAGATCTCGTCGGCTACGGCCCCTTCCCGGACGAAGTGATCCAGTTGCTCCGAAGCGCCGGCCTGGGCGGCGTACGGGGCAATTGGGACGAGAACGTCTCCTGCGGGGGCGAGGATCCCGGGGCCATCCACGGCGATCCCCGCCTGATGGAGGCGGCCCGGATCTCATACCCGTGGACGGCGTCGCACGTCAACGCGATCAGCCGGAACATCCTCGGCAACCTCCCCTTTGAGCAGCGGTTCCAGGAGGGGGGGATGTCGTTCGCGCTCTACCACGCCAATCCGCTGGACAACACCATGTATCTCTACGAGGACTCGGACGAGCTGACCTTCCGGGAATACTCGAAGGCGTCGGAGGCGGACGTCATCCTGTTCGGCCACACCCACAAGCACTTCCACCGGCAGGTCCGGACCCACCACTTCATCTGCGTCGGAAGCGTCGGCATGCCTCTCGATTCCGATCCGCGGACGGGCTATACGGTGATTTACACGGGAAACATCGGCAAGGGCATCGACGTCAATTTCCGGAGATTCGATTATGACGCCGAGCGCGTGACGCGGCGCTTCCGGGAACAGGCCATTCCGAACCCCTACGACGCCCTGCTCTCACGGACCGCCTGA
- a CDS encoding ATP-binding protein, which produces MLKSHAALSAAAAAPLKKQKPGAAVSPAFLRRALAEKTKKVAALREHLRAERTRLSLIVSSLVAGVVLTDCQGRILLINESARRMLGLPGSGPLESLGRRRSVRPLLQKMRRPRHAGVRTDVLRLPSPEDGGVKMLLAPLRDAGGTFWGTLAILEEGAEEDERLSGMKSDFISRVSHELKTPLASIRAATDVITQAKIGALNRKQEKMLRIITEETGHLVGLVEDLLDMSEIESGRLSMRFRRCSLAEAARAAMDQFRARYRLKEVALLESLPASCPPVHADPERLRQVFDNLLSNALKFTPTGGRVELAIRAEPPGDRTGGRRVLQASVSDNGVGIPRKDLKRIFEKFHQAESLNTRSAGGTGLGLSISKFLVEAHGGEIWVESRPGSGSVFFFSIPIAR; this is translated from the coding sequence ATGCTCAAGTCTCACGCGGCTCTCTCCGCGGCGGCCGCGGCCCCGCTCAAGAAGCAAAAGCCGGGCGCGGCGGTGTCGCCCGCCTTCCTGAGGCGAGCGCTCGCCGAGAAGACGAAGAAAGTCGCGGCGCTGCGCGAGCACCTGCGCGCCGAGCGGACCCGCCTTTCCCTGATCGTGAGCAGCCTGGTGGCCGGCGTCGTCCTGACCGACTGCCAGGGCAGGATCCTTCTGATCAATGAGAGCGCCCGGCGCATGCTGGGGCTTCCCGGCTCCGGGCCGCTCGAGAGCCTGGGGAGGCGCAGGTCGGTTCGGCCGCTTCTCCAGAAGATGCGCCGCCCCCGGCATGCGGGGGTCCGGACGGACGTGCTGAGGCTGCCGTCGCCGGAGGACGGTGGCGTCAAGATGCTGCTGGCCCCGTTGCGCGACGCCGGCGGGACCTTCTGGGGGACGCTGGCGATTCTCGAGGAGGGAGCCGAGGAGGACGAGCGGCTCAGCGGGATGAAGTCCGACTTCATCTCGCGCGTCTCCCACGAGCTGAAGACGCCTCTCGCCTCCATCCGCGCCGCCACCGACGTCATCACGCAGGCGAAGATCGGCGCCCTGAACCGGAAGCAGGAGAAGATGCTGCGCATCATCACCGAGGAAACGGGCCATCTCGTCGGCCTCGTCGAGGATCTCCTGGACATGTCGGAGATCGAGTCGGGCCGGCTCTCCATGAGGTTCCGCCGCTGCTCGCTGGCCGAGGCGGCCCGCGCCGCGATGGATCAGTTCCGGGCCCGCTACCGGCTGAAGGAGGTCGCGCTTCTGGAGTCGCTGCCCGCTTCCTGCCCGCCGGTGCACGCCGACCCGGAGCGGCTCCGCCAGGTGTTCGACAACCTGCTCTCCAACGCCCTCAAGTTCACGCCCACGGGGGGCCGGGTCGAGCTGGCCATCCGGGCCGAGCCGCCGGGGGATCGCACCGGGGGGCGGCGCGTCCTGCAAGCCTCCGTGTCGGACAACGGCGTGGGGATCCCCCGCAAGGATCTGAAGCGGATCTTCGAGAAGTTCCATCAGGCCGAGAGCCTGAACACGCGATCCGCCGGGGGCACCGGGCTTGGGCTTTCGATCTCCAAGTTCCTGGTCGAGGCGCACGGGGGAGAGATCTGGGTCGAGAGCCGGCCGGGCTCCGGGAGCGTTTTCTTCTTCTCGATCCCGATCGCCCGCTAG
- a CDS encoding response regulator has translation MAGRILVADDSASIREVLQMNLETLGYEVLVAADGDQAMEKIYRDKPDLLILDVMMPKQNGFQVCRKVKTDPLHGDTPVILLTAKSQREDVYWGKDCGADEYVTKPFSAKELEGLVERLLSRRVGVRAPSSGSLEDEMERRRAAGEQGAFCILRWEARSMDVFRKKYGEVKYAESLETLRREAESFVDAETQDGRVEFVDTYGFRILLSGEQDEIEDLSEELCKRLSRLARSFYAPTDRERKGIEIRDFKTGTVETVPVVSFTAEVSYFGS, from the coding sequence ATGGCGGGCAGAATTCTCGTCGCGGACGACAGCGCCAGCATCCGGGAGGTTCTCCAGATGAACCTGGAGACGCTCGGCTACGAGGTGCTGGTGGCGGCGGACGGCGATCAGGCGATGGAGAAGATCTACCGGGACAAGCCCGACCTCCTCATCCTCGACGTCATGATGCCCAAACAGAACGGATTCCAGGTCTGCCGCAAGGTGAAGACCGATCCGCTCCACGGCGACACTCCGGTGATCCTTCTCACCGCCAAGAGCCAGCGGGAGGACGTGTACTGGGGCAAGGACTGCGGCGCCGACGAATACGTCACGAAGCCGTTCAGCGCCAAAGAGCTGGAAGGGCTGGTCGAGCGGCTGCTGTCGCGCCGGGTGGGCGTGCGCGCCCCGAGCAGCGGCTCGCTCGAGGACGAGATGGAGCGCCGGCGCGCGGCGGGGGAGCAGGGCGCCTTCTGCATCCTCCGCTGGGAGGCGCGCTCGATGGATGTCTTCCGCAAGAAATACGGCGAGGTCAAGTACGCCGAGAGCCTGGAAACCCTCCGGCGCGAGGCGGAAAGCTTCGTGGACGCCGAGACGCAGGACGGGCGCGTGGAGTTCGTCGACACGTACGGATTCCGGATCCTCCTCTCCGGAGAGCAGGACGAGATCGAAGATCTCTCGGAGGAGCTGTGCAAGCGCCTCTCGCGGCTGGCGCGGAGCTTCTACGCCCCTACCGATCGAGAGCGCAAGGGGATCGAGATCCGGGACTTCAAGACCGGAACGGTGGAAACCGTTCCCGTCGTCTCTTTCACCGCCGAGGTCAGCTACTTCGGAAGCTGA
- a CDS encoding histidine kinase dimerization/phospho-acceptor domain-containing protein — MTVSARVLRSEGGSLPEAALEDIPAAVMVLDSRGEVLFASAPTEKILGGPVRSLAADTVSSDAFPRGEIFKILLEACRSGMPVNRLVTFERQSRHYLQVSAAPLSGPPGGAKTAALVVDLTATVMHEDIAKEFVRQVRHDLRGPLTSIRGAAELLLTERLGRLEEKQRRIVQLVEKAAQQMTSQLSGQASPAIAGGQGPDPESGEV; from the coding sequence ATGACGGTTTCCGCACGGGTCCTGAGGAGTGAGGGCGGATCGCTTCCCGAGGCGGCCCTGGAGGACATTCCGGCCGCGGTGATGGTCCTCGACTCGCGAGGAGAAGTCCTCTTCGCCTCCGCTCCGACCGAGAAAATCCTCGGGGGGCCGGTGAGGAGCCTCGCCGCCGACACCGTCTCTTCGGACGCCTTTCCCCGGGGCGAGATTTTCAAGATCCTCCTGGAGGCTTGCCGCTCGGGCATGCCCGTCAACCGCCTGGTGACTTTCGAGCGGCAATCCCGCCATTACCTGCAGGTCTCCGCGGCCCCGCTCTCCGGCCCGCCGGGAGGGGCCAAGACGGCGGCGCTCGTCGTGGATCTCACGGCGACCGTGATGCACGAGGACATCGCGAAGGAGTTCGTGCGCCAGGTCCGTCATGACTTGCGGGGACCCCTGACGTCGATCCGAGGCGCGGCCGAGCTGCTCCTGACCGAGCGGCTCGGGCGGCTCGAGGAGAAGCAGAGGAGAATCGTGCAGCTCGTGGAGAAGGCCGCGCAGCAGATGACCAGCCAGCTCTCGGGCCAGGCTTCGCCGGCGATCGCCGGCGGCCAAGGGCCCGACCCGGAAAGCGGAGAGGTGTGA
- the aroB gene encoding 3-dehydroquinate synthase — protein MSPPLRRIRIRPRPIAPRSCFVHVGSGLLAALPRRLRASVPAHRYFLITDSHVGPLYGRASLARLKRAGLDAVLLTVPAGERSKSREMKGRLEDRMLAHGGGRDCAVVALGGGVVCDLAGFTAATYLRGVPFIPVPTTLLAMIDAAVGGKTAVDHPRGKNLIGAFHAPAAVFADVATLATLPEREFRSGLAEAVKTAVVGDAALFGRIEGSVRPLLRRRPNALAQLVAACCRVKARIVEADEREAHRRAVLNFGHTLGHALEHRLRYRLPHGEAVAVGMVLEARVACRAGLLGRRDAERLEALLDRLGLPTSLPRGLSPAQLLAAARTDKKARRGELRYALPREIGAMARRGEDYTLPIADESVLAALRPSP, from the coding sequence ATTAGCCCGCCGCTTCGTCGGATCCGGATCCGCCCGCGGCCGATCGCGCCGCGCTCCTGCTTCGTCCACGTCGGAAGCGGCCTTTTGGCGGCGCTCCCCCGGCGCCTTCGCGCCAGCGTTCCGGCCCACCGCTATTTTTTGATCACCGACAGCCACGTCGGCCCCCTGTACGGCCGCGCCAGTCTCGCGCGGCTGAAGCGGGCGGGGCTCGACGCGGTCCTCCTGACCGTCCCCGCCGGCGAGCGATCCAAGAGCCGCGAGATGAAGGGGAGGCTGGAGGATCGGATGCTGGCGCACGGGGGCGGACGCGATTGCGCCGTCGTGGCGCTCGGCGGCGGGGTCGTCTGCGATCTCGCGGGGTTCACGGCCGCCACCTACTTGCGGGGAGTTCCCTTCATTCCCGTCCCCACTACCCTCCTGGCGATGATCGATGCCGCGGTCGGAGGAAAGACGGCCGTGGATCATCCGCGCGGCAAGAACCTGATCGGCGCCTTCCACGCCCCCGCCGCCGTGTTCGCCGACGTGGCCACGCTCGCCACCCTGCCGGAGCGGGAGTTCCGCTCCGGGCTCGCCGAGGCGGTGAAGACGGCCGTCGTGGGGGACGCGGCGCTCTTCGGGAGGATCGAGGGCTCCGTCCGCCCGCTGCTTCGGCGCCGGCCGAATGCTCTCGCCCAGCTCGTGGCCGCCTGCTGCCGCGTCAAGGCGAGAATCGTCGAGGCCGACGAGCGGGAGGCGCATCGGCGCGCCGTCCTGAACTTCGGCCACACCCTCGGCCACGCCCTGGAGCATCGCCTCCGCTACCGGCTGCCGCACGGCGAGGCGGTGGCCGTGGGGATGGTCCTCGAAGCACGTGTGGCCTGCCGCGCCGGGCTCCTGGGCCGCCGGGACGCCGAGCGGCTCGAAGCGTTGCTGGATCGACTCGGGCTTCCGACCTCGCTGCCCCGCGGCCTCTCCCCCGCCCAGCTCCTCGCCGCCGCCCGGACCGACAAGAAGGCCCGCCGGGGAGAGCTGCGCTACGCCCTGCCGCGGGAGATCGGCGCGATGGCGCGCCGCGGAGAGGATTACACCCTGCCGATCGCGGATGAAAGCGTGCTCGCCGCGCTGCGTCCGTCCCCCTGA
- the atpF gene encoding F0F1 ATP synthase subunit B, translated as MDLIKPEPGLIIWTIVTFLLLAFILKRVAWKPILTIIDDREKTIREALEESKRARQTADEALAKHKELLAQARVEVARIVSEGQKEAEKIRAEILAKARADSAAVLEQGRKQIEFETKQAVVELKKTVVQVALDAAGKVIRTSLDDVKHRQLVEEYLEQLPSLKGNH; from the coding sequence ATGGATCTGATCAAGCCCGAGCCCGGGCTCATCATCTGGACGATCGTCACGTTCCTGCTTCTGGCCTTCATCCTGAAGCGGGTCGCCTGGAAGCCGATCCTGACGATCATCGACGATCGGGAAAAGACGATCCGCGAGGCCCTGGAGGAGTCGAAGCGCGCCCGGCAGACGGCCGACGAGGCCCTGGCGAAGCACAAGGAGCTGCTGGCCCAGGCCCGCGTGGAGGTGGCGCGCATCGTCTCGGAAGGCCAGAAAGAAGCGGAGAAGATACGCGCCGAGATCCTGGCCAAGGCGCGCGCCGACTCGGCCGCCGTCCTGGAGCAGGGACGCAAGCAGATCGAGTTCGAGACGAAGCAGGCCGTCGTCGAGCTGAAAAAAACCGTCGTCCAGGTCGCCCTGGACGCCGCCGGGAAGGTGATTCGGACCTCGCTCGACGACGTCAAGCACCGGCAGCTGGTGGAGGAATACCTGGAGCAGCTCCCCTCCCTGAAAGGGAACCATTAG
- a CDS encoding ATP synthase F0 subunit C: MELGPNSLAHLAAGIGAGLSVIGGAGGIGKLAASAMEGTARQPQSANDIRTSMIIAAALIEGATFFGLAICILMVFMKA, encoded by the coding sequence ATGGAACTCGGACCGAATTCGCTGGCTCACCTCGCGGCGGGCATCGGGGCGGGACTCTCCGTCATCGGCGGCGCCGGGGGGATCGGCAAGCTCGCGGCCTCCGCCATGGAGGGCACGGCGCGGCAGCCCCAGTCCGCCAACGACATCCGCACTTCCATGATCATCGCCGCCGCTCTGATCGAGGGGGCGACTTTCTTCGGGCTGGCCATCTGCATCCTGATGGTCTTCATGAAGGCCTAG
- the atpB gene encoding F0F1 ATP synthase subunit A: MASLFTLLAQEATKTAEPGGAGHAAAAAAEHAGGEKVDAGHMILEHLLDSHTLDIFGFHVPLPEIHLFGFDLSITKYVVMMWIASAILLVVGILAARIHRHSPGRLGHLIEMAILFIRDELAVPNIGKHGARFVPYLLTTFLFILICNLLGLVPLGATATGNISVTLALALIAFVMIQAAGIREYGVLRHFRNLVPHGVPLWLLPLMIPVEIAGMLIKPVTLCVRLFANMLGGHIVILSLLGLIFILGTAWVAPVSVGFALFINFLELLVAFIQAYIFTMLTSLFIGMSVHPH, from the coding sequence ATGGCGTCCTTGTTCACACTTCTCGCCCAGGAGGCCACGAAGACCGCCGAGCCGGGCGGCGCCGGGCATGCGGCCGCGGCCGCCGCGGAGCACGCCGGCGGCGAGAAGGTCGACGCAGGGCACATGATCCTCGAGCACCTCCTCGACTCCCATACGCTCGATATCTTCGGGTTCCACGTTCCTCTTCCTGAAATCCACCTGTTCGGGTTCGATCTCTCGATCACCAAGTACGTCGTGATGATGTGGATCGCTTCGGCGATTCTCCTGGTCGTCGGAATCCTGGCCGCGCGCATCCACCGCCATTCGCCCGGAAGGCTCGGCCACCTGATCGAGATGGCGATCCTCTTCATCCGCGATGAGCTGGCCGTCCCGAACATCGGCAAGCACGGCGCCCGCTTCGTGCCTTACCTGCTCACAACCTTCCTGTTCATCCTGATCTGCAATCTCCTGGGCCTGGTTCCCCTGGGCGCGACCGCCACGGGGAACATCAGCGTGACCCTGGCGCTGGCGCTGATCGCGTTCGTGATGATCCAGGCCGCCGGAATCCGCGAGTATGGCGTCTTGAGGCACTTCAGGAACCTCGTTCCTCACGGCGTCCCCCTGTGGCTGCTGCCTTTGATGATCCCGGTCGAGATCGCCGGAATGCTGATCAAGCCGGTCACGCTGTGCGTCCGGCTTTTCGCCAACATGCTCGGCGGGCACATCGTCATCCTGTCGCTGCTCGGACTGATTTTCATCCTCGGCACGGCCTGGGTCGCGCCGGTCTCCGTCGGCTTCGCGCTGTTCATCAATTTTCTCGAGCTCTTGGTGGCTTTCATCCAGGCTTACATTTTCACGATGCTGACCTCCCTGTTCATCGGGATGTCGGTGCATCCTCACTAG
- a CDS encoding AtpZ/AtpI family protein, which translates to MTKAAPLLNLGLVLAVLVMAGSVGGWWLDRRLGTGPWLLVTGLFLGIALGFVQFFSAVLSQSKKSKGDSE; encoded by the coding sequence ATGACGAAGGCTGCGCCCCTTCTCAATCTGGGGCTGGTTCTGGCGGTGCTCGTCATGGCGGGGAGCGTGGGCGGGTGGTGGCTTGACCGGCGGCTCGGCACCGGCCCCTGGCTCCTGGTGACCGGCCTGTTCTTGGGGATCGCCCTGGGATTCGTGCAGTTCTTCAGCGCCGTGCTGTCGCAATCGAAAAAGAGCAAGGGGGATTCGGAGTGA
- a CDS encoding NADH-quinone oxidoreductase subunit N, with product MTSDILPSLYAIRPEMLLTLYAFILLMMSVVPGIKRWVGGLAAGGCMLTLGVVFSYYYQHGFAAFQDSSLLYFGNLIVLDNFGLFFKAVFLTGALLSILISIRYLDIEGIQSGEYYSLIFFSVVGMMFMASAADLITVFVGLELMAISIYILVGFLRGNRKSNEAAMKYFLLGAFSTGVFVYGISLIYAVTGTTNLYEIGAVVAAQGSPSRMLLLAMVLLTVALGFKVAAVPFHSWVPDAYEGAPTAVTAFISTASKAAAFVIFVRIYAVAFQALRDQWTLLLSVMAVASMTLGNVTALLQDNMKRMLAYSSIAHAGYILVGLVAMSRADVEAQQWGQMSVILYLMVYTFINIGAFALVVMLRRENLAGDRVVDFSGLQQRSPMAAFSMLVFMLSLAGIPATAGFIGKYYLFSAAMKAHFGWLAVVMVINSVVSAFYYLRVVVMMYLKEPADTVRYAVSPWLVAATGICLAFNLLVGLRPQALLEFTRRSLMSL from the coding sequence ATGACTAGCGACATCCTCCCCAGCCTCTACGCCATCCGGCCGGAGATGCTGCTGACCCTCTATGCCTTCATTTTGCTGATGATGTCGGTCGTTCCAGGCATCAAGAGGTGGGTGGGAGGGCTGGCCGCGGGAGGCTGCATGCTGACCCTGGGGGTGGTCTTCTCGTACTACTACCAGCACGGCTTCGCCGCCTTCCAGGACTCCAGCCTGCTCTATTTCGGAAACCTCATCGTCCTGGACAATTTCGGCCTCTTCTTCAAGGCGGTGTTCCTCACCGGGGCGCTGCTGAGCATCCTGATCTCGATCCGCTACCTGGACATCGAGGGCATCCAGTCGGGCGAGTACTACAGCCTGATCTTCTTCTCCGTCGTGGGGATGATGTTCATGGCGTCGGCGGCCGACCTGATCACCGTGTTCGTCGGGCTGGAGCTGATGGCCATCTCCATCTACATCCTCGTCGGGTTTCTCCGGGGGAACCGGAAGTCGAACGAGGCGGCGATGAAGTATTTCCTTCTGGGGGCTTTCTCCACCGGGGTTTTCGTCTACGGCATCTCACTGATCTACGCCGTGACCGGAACGACGAACCTCTACGAGATCGGCGCGGTCGTCGCGGCCCAGGGATCCCCGTCACGGATGCTCCTCCTGGCGATGGTCCTGCTGACGGTGGCGCTCGGCTTCAAGGTCGCGGCGGTGCCTTTCCACAGCTGGGTGCCCGACGCCTACGAGGGGGCGCCGACCGCCGTCACCGCGTTCATCTCCACCGCCTCGAAGGCGGCCGCTTTCGTCATCTTCGTCCGGATCTACGCCGTGGCCTTCCAGGCGCTCCGGGATCAATGGACGCTGCTGCTGTCGGTCATGGCGGTCGCGAGCATGACGCTGGGGAACGTCACGGCCCTCCTGCAGGACAACATGAAGCGGATGCTGGCCTACTCCAGCATCGCCCACGCCGGCTACATCCTCGTGGGGCTCGTCGCCATGTCGCGCGCCGACGTCGAGGCGCAGCAGTGGGGCCAGATGTCGGTGATCCTCTACCTGATGGTCTACACCTTCATCAACATCGGGGCGTTCGCGCTGGTCGTGATGCTGCGCCGCGAGAACCTCGCGGGCGACCGGGTCGTCGACTTCTCGGGCCTCCAGCAGCGCAGCCCCATGGCGGCCTTCTCGATGCTGGTGTTCATGCTGTCGCTCGCCGGGATTCCCGCCACGGCCGGTTTCATCGGGAAGTACTACCTCTTCTCGGCGGCGATGAAGGCGCACTTCGGATGGCTCGCGGTCGTCATGGTGATCAATAGCGTCGTGTCGGCCTTCTACTACCTGCGCGTCGTCGTGATGATGTACCTGAAGGAGCCGGCCGATACGGTGCGCTACGCCGTCTCGCCCTGGCTGGTGGCCGCGACCGGCATCTGCCTGGCGTTCAACCTATTGGTGGGATTGCGGCCCCAGGCGCTCCTGGAATTCACCCGGCGATCGCTGATGAGCTTATAA